In Nyctibius grandis isolate bNycGra1 chromosome 17, bNycGra1.pri, whole genome shotgun sequence, the genomic stretch GACGggcccctgcccagcctcctGCACACGGCAAACAGCTCCAAAGTGGAGTTTGTCCTGGCCGGGGTGGCTCCGCGGGGCAACGGCTCCCGATTTGCGCTGGAAGTGGTCACGGTGGAGGAGACGGGGGTGGCGCAGAAGCTGCGCTCGGCACGGTCCATCGACGACGAGTACACTCCCACCATCTTCGAGGTGAGCGCTGGGGCTTGGGGACATCCCCCTGCTGCCGGAACGGGGGTGAGGGCGACCTGGGGCAAGCAGCCTGGGCAACCTACGGCCCCCACTATGGTGTGAAGACCCTCTCCCACCCTCACTTCACCGCCCGTCGCTCTCCCTCTGCCAGACGCTCTCCCTGGTAGCCGAATCCCAAAACGACAGCTCCGTGCTCAGCTTCCTGCAGTGGAAGGCGACGGCCTACGGTTCCCGGACCCCCAGACGTGAGGACAACATCCAGTGCCGGTCTCGTGACCTGCGAGCAGCCAACTGGAGCCTGCCCGTGTCCAGCGTTGTCCGCGCCTACTTTGGGGAGGGCGTAGGCAGCACCTACACCGTCAGCGCCATCAATATCTCTTTTGGGGGAGAGGATGGAAAGGTTTATGAGGAGAAACGCTACCTCAGCTGGTGAGTGGGGTCCGTCGTGCGTGAAACGATCCTCTCGTGGCCACTAATAACGTGCAGTTTGGGGAGCTGCTTAGGTTAGAGGTTTTCTCTATTTCCTTTCAAGAGGCTGTGTTTTCCCAGGATCTTGTAGCAAGGAGTTTTGCAGTTTATTGATGTGTTCCCTCACCTCTCCCTGAGGCTGGGAGACCTTCTCCTACCCCATGTGTgaggttcagcaaggccaagtgtcgggtcctgcacttggggcacaacaaccccacgcaccgctacaggctgggggaagagtggctggaaaaggacctgggggtgttggtcgatggcagctgaatatgagccagcagtgtgcccaggtggccaaggccaccagcagcctggcttgtgtcagcactagtgtggccagcgggactagggcagggatcatccccctggactcggcactggtgaggccgcacctcgaatcctggggtcagttttgggcccctcacgacaagaaagaccttgaggtgctggagcgagtccagagaagggcaacggggctggtgaagggtctggagcacaagtgtgatggggagcggctgagggacctgggggggtttagcctggagaaaaggaggctgaggggagaccttctctctacaactgcctgaaaggagggtgggGGTCAGGCTGTTTTCccaagcaataggatgagaggaaacggcctcaagttgccccaggggaggtttaggttggagatcagggacaatttcttccccaaagggttgtcaagcactggcacaggctgcccagggcagtggtggagtccccatccctggggggatttaaaagccgtgcagatgtggtgctgagggccatgggttagtggtggccttggcagtgctgggttatcggttggactcgatgatcttaaaggtccttcccaaccaaaaccattctgtgattctatgtgggATCCTGCTGAGAAATGTTGATCTGACCTTATCGGGATCGAAAGCCCCAGATATTCCAGCCATGGGACCCAGCTGACCCCCCATCTCCGTGGCTGATTTGTCTCATCCCCTCCTGCAGGTCGGCGCTGCTGGGCTTCGGGCAGCCCCCCAAGGACACCTTCTCCCCCCTCGTCATCTCCATCATGGCCGTGGCACTGGGTACCCCCACGGTGATGCTCGTGGTGGGCAGCTGCGTGGTCCTCTTTGCCCAGAGGAAACGTTACTCTGAGTACGAGCCCATCAACTGAGCGGGACGGTCCCTGGAGGGACCCCCGGGATCCTTCTTGGCACCAGGACACAACggtggctgctgcaggggctCCAGTTCCTGCCAcctcctctctgtcctcctgtCCAGGCTCAAAGGGGACCAGGGCAACACTTGCCCATGTCACGTATCCCTCTGTCCTCCTCCCTCCTACTGCCTGGATCCCTTCTTCCTCTGTTGTTTCCTGATCCATCCAGCCAAGGGAAGTGGCTGGGGGGCAGTTGGTCGGGGTTGCCTTAAAGCCACGGAAAAATCTTCCTTCTCCCAAGGGATAAAACCACTGTTGTCATCTCTGCAGCCGAGCGACAGCCGGGACTGGCTGTGCCTTGTCCTGTGCCACTTCCAGGGTTGCTTTGGGTGGCTCCAacccaggagcagggctggaggacagggctggggactgATACTGCTCCTGCCAGCGCGCAGGgtgtcttgctgctgcttcGCTGCGCTGGGGGCATCCCAGAACACCCCCCCCTCAACCCAGCTGGGGCTCACGGACTCCTCAACCCCCAGCAGACGCTCTCTGGCCTCGATGGAGGCTGCTCGTACAAGAGGGAAACCCCAGCGCTGCTTTGCAGCAGCTGCTTGAGCTCAGGTAGGTCCTGGTGGCCCATGAAGGGCTGATCCAGCCTTGCTCTCGGCTAACTGCTGCCCTTGGCTCTGCGGGGCTGGCTCTGCAGTGCTAGCCAGGGGCTTGAAGCCACGGGGCAAGCGTGGTCTGTGGCTGCTCGGTGTGTGCAGAGGTACCGCATCGCTTAGGGGTGCGCTGGGCTTTCGTGTTCTCCATCACTGACTTGTCTTTGACCAAATAAAGTGGATTTTTGAGAGCAGTTTCCTGTGGAAACGCTGCACTACGGGTGAGTGTGAGGAGAGCAGCTCTCAGGCCTCACAGGAATTAAAGGGTGCTGGAGCTCAGAAGGTACAAAAACTCGCCTCTAAGGGAGGCTCCGTGCCCCTGGATCGCTCGTGGGGTGGTGCTCTGGGGTGGTTTTGCTGTGGGGTCGGCGTGAGCCCGGGCCGTGGGTGTAGCCCTGCTGAGAAATGTGTTTGAAAGAGTCGGGCTGTTCCTATTCTCTGAGTGACCTGCGTTCGGGGACGGGAGGTGGGACAAGCCACGTGCTCGGCAGGTCTCGGGATGGAGCAGCTTTCCCTTGATTGGGTGGATTTTTAATTGGTTTGGGTTATGCCTGAGAATCAGAGAAGTGAGACAATGGGACTTGCGTGGGGCTGGACTCGGAGGGGTCCCTTCATGTCTGCAAAGGACTCTGAGGGGGGGCCCAGTGTGCTGAGGGGTGCAGGCTGGGTGCCTCTCCTGGGGGGCAtcagccatccccagccctgggcagcagcaaaCCTGGTGCCATCTCACCCATTCCAGCTTCTCCCTGTGTCCCTCCTTGGGGCAGGGCTCCGTCCCTCCTCCCCGGCCGCCTGGTTTGTGAACCAGGTGCTGAACCTTCaccaggaagaagaggaggaacaaGCTGGGTGGGACTGGCCACGCCATCGGGCAGGGACGCAGGCCTGGGGTGCGGTTGCAGTGCTGGGAGATGGGACAGTTTGGGgaaacatcattatttttttttcccccctcttggAAACATCATTTTGGGGCTGGATGGTGGCATCCCGTGGGCAAAGCTGAGTCGTGGCAGCAGCGATTCCTGGGGGGGTTTAAGCCACCCTCCCCAAACCAACCACAGAACCGCTTGGTGAAGGGCTTTATTGGGCCAAGCCAGCTCCCGCAAGGCAaatccccccccagcccagcctcacGGAACAGGGTCTTGCTCCGGGTCCCCTTCACCCTCCTGCAGGTAACTCCCAGTGCAGAGAATTTTACAACTTAGCTCTATCAACCCGGCACCCAGCACAACCTTGGAGCAGGGGCCCAGCCAGATCTGCCTGCACCCCTCCACTTCCAGGGCTCCCACGgcagggcagcgaggagggtTCAACCCCTCTGCACCCTGGGGTCCAGGCACCCCATTTCCCCGGGGTTTCCCTCACCCCCAGTACCGCAGTTTGGCCCCACTGTCCTTGGCGCGGGCCTCGGGTTTTGGCGTTGCCACAGCGAGGAGGTTTTCGGGTTCCAGGATGAACATGCTGTAGAGGTTCCAGAGGAGCATGGCCAGGAGGGGCAGGAAGGTCATGCTGAAGCCGAAGGCGCGGAAGGAGCGTCCGATGGCGTACGACAGCCAATAAATCAGCCTGGAGAGGGTCAAGAGGGCGATGCCTTAGGGCTGGCACCCAGCTTTGCTCAAGGGGTGCTGACCCCAGCGAGGGTTTGCCAGGCATGGCCGCTGTGGGAAGTGAAGGATGGAGCAACCCACCCAAAGCCTGGTGTGGTGTTTGCCAGCCCTGACAGACCCCGTTTGCACCCCGGGCAGTGCCGCAGGCCAGGCGTAGGGTGAAGGAGCCACTTACCGGGAGATGGCAAAAAGCCCCGTGAGCAGAGGGATGAGCTTGAGGAGCTCCTGCGGGAGGTAGGTGACCAGCACAGCCATGTTGAAGAAGTAGAGGATGAAGAGCTGGATGGATTGGGAGACGTAGGTGCGGTGGATCTCCACCTCCCGCTGCAGCTCCCCGAAGGGCTCCAGCGCGGAGGAGCAGAGGCGGGAGATGCCGCTGACGATCATCCCTGGgggggagcagagagagaggggcTGAGCAGGCGCCCAGTGAAGCTGCCTTGGGGcctgagggctggggggggaccAGAGAGAGACACAATGGCGGGGGAAGAGGGTAGGAAACCTCAGTGTGCTGCTCCTGGAAGGAGCTGCAAAGagctcagccccagctctgctccccgcAGCCCTCAGGGGTGAAGGGCTTCATATGCCACCCCCGTGGCTCACCCAGAACGATGGGGAACGTGGCGAAGGCGGCGCAGCGGAGCGTGTAGACCAGGCGGGCGCTGACGGTGGGCAGCAGCGGGGCGTCGAAAGGCAGGAAGGCGTAGGCCCCGTAGACGAGGCaggggcagaggagcagagcccCCACCACCGAGGCCACGGCCTTGAAGTTGCCGGCACTGCAGTCCCTGGCGCACGGGCGCCGCGGCCCCTCGCTCGGTGGCTTGGCCGCTCGCCCCTCAAAGCCCAGGGGGTCCCTGTAGCGCGAGGGGCCGATGGGGAGGAAGACCTGCTTCTGGCGGAGCCCGTCGGGTCTGTCGCTGGGGGGGACGCAGCCCTCCTTGCCCCGCTCCTGGGGCCACGGGGCCGGTTGCTTCTTCTGCTTGCCTGGTGTCCGCTCAATGCACTGCGGGTTGATGGGCACGAAGACGTGGGCCGCCATCACGGGCAGCCCGGGGGCTTCCTCGTCTTCGGCCTCAggtggagggcaggggggagcagcCTCCTCGGGGTCTTCGCGGCCTCCTTCAGGACTTGAGCGTCTCTTGGTCTCTGTGGGCTCCAGCTGGCCCCGGGTGTTGTGCTGGCACCGGTCCCACGGCAGGGTGGCATCAGAGTCCCCTGGGTGTTCATCCAGGGCTGGTGGTACCTTGTCCAGGGGGGTGGCCAGGGccaccttccccagctccagcaaagcCACCTCCTCAGGGGGCAGGATGGGGTCAGCAGCAGCCATGAGAGCGGCCGGCTCGGTGCCGCTGGGGATGCAGCTGGGGACCAGCAAGAAACTCTCCTGCGTCTTGGAGTGTTGCGAGGGCACGAGGTTCCCGTCCCTTCTGCTTTCACCCTGCGCCAggagaaaggagacaaaaaacCAGCCGAAGTGAGAGGTTTGGGGTCACACACACAGCCCCAGTTACAACGTGGGGTGCGAATTGGGAGCCACCACCCCTGGAGTCCCCATCACCTGCGTCCCCATCACGGGCTGGGCGCCTGGTGAGCCCCGGGTGTGTGGGTCTGGCTGTAAAATGGGGGCAGCTTGGGAATTGCTTCCCCACCTGGCCAAACATCCCGGGGTTTCTGGCTGGGGACGAGCCTTGTGACTCGGGGGAGCTGGACACTGCCTGGCCCACACAACTGGCTCCTCCCGCGGCTCCGTCCTGTGCCGGCATCAGCCAAGCCCCGATACTCGCGGAGAGCCGGCCAGGCCACATGTAGGAACCACAGCTAAAGCCAGGATGAGCCAGATTTGCTGCCTTTTGTGGCTGAGACCGATCTGGGGTGGGCAcagggggctgctgggtgcCACTTGCTGTGGGGGAGCAGGAGATCCGGGCAGAAATCTCCCATTTTTCCCTCTTAGCAGGGGATCCCTGTCTCTGAGCCCACCCCAGGCattgctggctgcaggcagctctctctctcccccccactTCTGGGCACGTTcatccctgcacccccagaAGGAGCCCTGGCCTGGCCACAGGCacggggaaactgaggcacagagtgGCGCAGGGCTTCACCTGAGGTCCACGCAAGGGCGTATGGCTAAAGCAGCTTCCTGTGTCTCGCACCCCTCCATctccccgctcccagccccgctCGCTCATCGCCCCACGGGACACGGGAGGAAGCTGGCACCGGGCTCCCCTCGCCGCGAGACTTACTTGGAGAGAGGTGGGGGGCCATGGGGCCGTGCAGTGAGGACAGCAGTGCTGGGACCCTGCGAAATGCCTCCACCAAATGTCTCTTGTCTCTTCACCGTCTGGACTTCAAACCTGTTTAACCGGCTAAGGTGGGGCTGTGCCGAAAGGGGCAGGCGCAGCAGCCTCACCCGAGCCCGCAGGCGGCCCCTCGGCCCTGTGCCGCCTCCAGAGCCCCCATCTTGTTGTCCGGGGACGTGGGCTCCTCCATGGCATGTGACAGCCACCACGTAGGGGCAAGCACAGGGTGGCATGTCCCTCTTCCAGGGGGTTTCTGGGCTgggagggctggcagcagggccagggcctGCTGAAGgtgaatcacagactggtttgggttgggagggaccttaaagcccatccagttccacccccctgccacgggcagggacaccttccaccagcccaggttgctccaagccccatccaacctggccttgaacactgccagggagggggcagccacagcttctctgggcaacctgggccaggctctcaccaccctcacagcaaagaatttcttcctcagatctcatctcaatctcccctctttcagtttaaaaccgttccccctcgtcctgtcactccatgcccttggcaaaagcccctctccagctttcctgtagccccttcaggtgctggaaggtgctagaaggtctccccagagccttctcttctccaggctgaacatccccagctctcccagcctgtctccagagcagaggggctccagccctcggatcatctccgtggcctcctctggactcgctccaccagctccgtgtccttctgctgttggggccccagagctggacgcagcactgcaggggggtctcaggagagcggggcagaggggcagaatcccctccctcgccctgctggccacgctgctggggatgcagcccaggacacgggtggctttctgggctgccagcgcacgttgccggctcatgttgagcttctcgtcacccgtcacccccaagtccttctcctcagggctgctctccatccattctccgcccagcctggatttgtgccCCAGTGCTTCTCTGCCATGACAGTGGCAGGGCCTGGATCTCTGTTTGGGCTGTTCCTGCAAGAGCCACGGCCACACCGAGGAGGTGAAGCACCAAAGGGATGGGGGGCCCTGGGACCCCCCGTCTTAGCCAGCAGCACTGGGCTTTCACGCTACATGGCGGCACAAAGGGattcccagggctggggaaggattCCTCCCGCCATTGCAGCTCACGGCCCTCACAGCCATGGAGGGTGGCCCCTGCCTGAGCCCTCAGGGGGCCTGGCGGCCATGAGGCACCAAGGCAGAGGGAGGGACGCCCGccccacagctcctgccaggccCAGGGCATGGGGCAGCCATAGGGAGGGCCCACAGAGGGAACCAGCCCTCAGGCCCGGCCCCGTCCGCCATCGCCGCTGCCTGTCACGGCGCGCAGGGCGAGCAATAAAGCTCGTTGACGACGCCAGCACGGCCGCCATATTTGCCAGTACTAAGTGCTGGCACGGCGGCCGCGTGTCTCTGTGCCGGATCGATGAACTCTCGCGAGATGACGCCGCGCAGCCGCCATGTTGCCAGCACTAAGTGCTGGCGCGGCGGGAAGGTGAACTCTCGCGAGGTGaggccggccccgccgccgccatgttTGCCCGCCGCTCTCCTCCGGCTCTCGCCGCAAAGTCTCGCGAGAGCGgcgccggggcagcggcgggggggcggccgcGCAACCATGGCggccgagcggggccgggggcggcggcggcggcggcgcggccggtgCTGAGGTGGGCGGGGGGCCGGTGGGCCGCgcctgggccgggccgggctgggcttTGCTTTCGGCGGGCGCCATGAGCCAAGGCGGTGGGGTTACCGGTGAGAGCGGCGAACCGGAGGCCAAGGTGCTGCACACCAAACGGCTGTACCGGTGAGGAGAGGGGCGTCGGGGGGGTTGAGGGACCGGGGGGGGACGGTGAGGGACCGGGGGGGGGTGAAGGGGGACAGGGGAGatgagggggctgggggggaggtgAAGGGGGTCAGGGAGAGGATGAGGGGACCGGGGGGAGATGAGGGACCGGGGGGGAGATCAAGGGGGTCAGGGAGGAGGATGAGGGACCAGGGCAGAGATGAAGGGGGTCAGGGGAGATGAAGGGGTCTAAGGGAAACTGGGGGGACAAGAGGGATGAAAGGAGATGGGGTGGGGTCCGGAGGAGGTTGTGGGGTgatctgggggggggggg encodes the following:
- the GLMP gene encoding glycosylated lysosomal membrane protein, encoding MQYNPGWNNSSVNLLHVRAVGPGDTLHYVWSSIGAPAVLLVATASASSVLRVNWTRLLSPAPAGAVWIDPPSSVVYSAAVVFTKVFEYSEGRALEELFYPTYDLADFSWDSINHTLNHTALTAEFTGVPATDPGGSFSNGSLAFRVTAYEASGRDGPLPSLLHTANSSKVEFVLAGVAPRGNGSRFALEVVTVEETGVAQKLRSARSIDDEYTPTIFETLSLVAESQNDSSVLSFLQWKATAYGSRTPRREDNIQCRSRDLRAANWSLPVSSVVRAYFGEGVGSTYTVSAINISFGGEDGKVYEEKRYLSWSALLGFGQPPKDTFSPLVISIMAVALGTPTVMLVVGSCVVLFAQRKRYSEYEPIN
- the TMEM79 gene encoding transmembrane protein 79: MAAADPILPPEEVALLELGKVALATPLDKVPPALDEHPGDSDATLPWDRCQHNTRGQLEPTETKRRSSPEGGREDPEEAAPPCPPPEAEDEEAPGLPVMAAHVFVPINPQCIERTPGKQKKQPAPWPQERGKEGCVPPSDRPDGLRQKQVFLPIGPSRYRDPLGFEGRAAKPPSEGPRRPCARDCSAGNFKAVASVVGALLLCPCLVYGAYAFLPFDAPLLPTVSARLVYTLRCAAFATFPIVLGMIVSGISRLCSSALEPFGELQREVEIHRTYVSQSIQLFILYFFNMAVLVTYLPQELLKLIPLLTGLFAISRLIYWLSYAIGRSFRAFGFSMTFLPLLAMLLWNLYSMFILEPENLLAVATPKPEARAKDSGAKLRYWG